One window of Thalassovita mediterranea genomic DNA carries:
- a CDS encoding Ppx/GppA family phosphatase produces the protein MRLALQPEKAAVVDIGSNSVRLVIYEVTGAAALPYFNEKVLAGLGRGLPETGRLSPEGVVEAVAAIRRYRAILTGLGVTQVTAVATAAVRDAEDGPEFARMAATELGARLRILPGPEEGRLSALGVRTGFDQPDGLVGDLGGSSLEFQPISPAGQDGQGETHKLGPFSMPQGDDAKPAERRKAIRKVLKSSELINQGHRRLYAVGGSWRALASIHMDMKAYPLAILHGYRMTGPAIRSVVRTVLATQRDKELAGRISSLVGRRYDTIIHAALVLDEVFDAGGFKEVLISANGLREGVLFDRGEKLLFETMREPFGDALIDGTIAFLRLEASQLAFGEALYKFIKPVLPRSHARQRLFRAACLMADCGGRFHPDHRADMAYYLILRSPIRGITHDERVLLAHATGARYTHKFQRPKPFARLGLESDDQLARIMGAAMRLGAVYSGRSAPLLKQVKLKTSKSKLILEVQPGAEDMISGTVKKRFEQLATFMDLDAQIVTAE, from the coding sequence ATGAGGCTAGCGCTGCAGCCTGAAAAAGCTGCCGTTGTAGACATCGGCTCAAACTCCGTCCGGCTCGTCATTTACGAGGTCACGGGCGCTGCGGCGCTTCCTTACTTCAACGAGAAAGTGCTGGCCGGGCTGGGACGCGGCCTGCCGGAAACGGGGAGGCTGTCGCCCGAAGGTGTTGTCGAGGCCGTCGCCGCCATCCGGCGCTATCGCGCGATCCTGACAGGGCTTGGTGTGACGCAGGTGACGGCAGTCGCAACGGCGGCCGTGCGTGATGCTGAAGACGGGCCTGAGTTTGCGCGCATGGCTGCGACCGAGCTGGGTGCGCGTCTGCGTATCCTGCCCGGGCCGGAAGAGGGTCGTCTTTCAGCGCTGGGTGTGCGTACAGGCTTTGACCAGCCGGATGGGCTTGTCGGCGATCTGGGCGGCTCCAGCCTCGAATTCCAGCCCATCTCGCCGGCCGGACAGGACGGGCAGGGAGAGACCCATAAGCTCGGGCCATTCTCTATGCCGCAGGGCGATGATGCGAAGCCTGCGGAGCGGCGCAAGGCCATCCGCAAGGTTCTGAAATCATCAGAGCTAATCAATCAGGGGCATCGCCGCCTCTATGCAGTAGGCGGCTCCTGGCGTGCACTGGCCAGCATTCACATGGATATGAAGGCCTATCCGCTTGCCATCCTGCACGGCTACCGCATGACCGGCCCCGCGATCCGATCCGTCGTACGGACCGTGCTTGCCACACAACGCGACAAGGAACTCGCTGGCCGCATATCCAGCCTTGTCGGGCGTCGCTACGACACGATCATCCATGCCGCGCTGGTGCTCGATGAAGTCTTTGACGCGGGCGGGTTCAAGGAAGTGCTGATATCGGCAAATGGCCTGCGCGAAGGTGTTCTCTTTGACCGCGGCGAGAAGCTCCTTTTTGAGACCATGCGCGAACCGTTCGGCGATGCGCTGATTGATGGCACAATCGCCTTCCTGCGGCTCGAAGCCTCCCAGCTCGCCTTTGGCGAGGCGCTCTACAAATTCATCAAGCCGGTCCTGCCGCGATCTCATGCGCGCCAGCGCCTCTTCAGGGCAGCCTGCCTGATGGCCGATTGCGGCGGGCGTTTCCATCCCGACCACCGGGCGGACATGGCCTATTACCTGATCCTTCGCTCACCCATTCGCGGGATCACGCACGATGAACGCGTTCTCCTCGCCCACGCGACGGGGGCGCGCTACACGCACAAATTCCAACGCCCCAAGCCGTTTGCGCGGCTCGGCCTCGAATCTGATGATCAGCTGGCGCGTATCATGGGCGCAGCCATGCGACTGGGGGCAGTTTACTCTGGACGTTCAGCGCCGCTTCTCAAGCAGGTGAAGCTGAAAACCTCGAAGTCGAAACTCATCCTTGAGGTTCAGCCGGGCGCTGAGGACATGATTTCCGGCACCGTGAAGAAGCGGTTTGAGCAACTCGCGACCTTCATGGATCTCGACGCCCAGATTGTGACGGCCGAGTAA